Genomic window (Eubalaena glacialis isolate mEubGla1 chromosome X, mEubGla1.1.hap2.+ XY, whole genome shotgun sequence):
TAGCAGATACCTATGACTCAGTTTATCTGCATCCGGTATGGATGAGAACTGTGAGGGCAGAGGGTGGTGGCAATCCCGGGGTCCCCCATCCCCACATCCACCCCACCTTGGAGGGGGGGCAGCTGAGTGGACAGGGCTGctatctccctcactccctctctgGCTCCCCACTGTCTCTCCAGAATTCATACACCTGTGCCTGCCTGGCCTCAGGCTCCGTCCTCAGGCTGGTGGATGCAGTCCTGGGGGCTGAGATCCGGAATGGCATGGCGATAATCAGGTAGGACCCGCTAGCATAAGGCTTTTTTACATTACAAAAAATTCCTTTCTCAAATGTAAAAGGTAATGGTATGGGAAGTATATTCACATGGTTCAAGAATCAAATGTTAAAAAAGGTTGGAGGTCAGGTACAAGTAaaagtcctccccacccccgtctCCAGACACCTGCTTCCTCTCCTGGAGGCAGTCGCTGTCACCAACGACTCTTGTGTCCTCCCAGAAATAGTCTGTGCCATTCATGGAATAAATACCATATTTTGTTGATTCTaagatgtatatttttttcatatttgaaacATCTTGAAATCCGGATGCATCTTATAAACAATGGTGACTCAGAATTCCTTTGGCAGCATTTTCTGCTTTGTTATTGGCATGTAAAATCACAGTACATCTTCTCATCATTGGCATCCCAGAAGTGATGAAATGCAGAAGACGTAGCTTTTCTCCTACCTCCCCTTTTTTAGCCACAAATTATGGTAGCACTCGACACACTCCCTGTATCATGCATTTTTCACTTATATATCTTGGAAAGCTTTTCTCTTAACAGTGTATAGCCTAGACCCATGTAGAACGCCATTATACAAATGCACAGTAAGTTAACCTGCCTGCTACCATTGGGCATTTTGGTTCTCTCCAATCATTTGCTGTTTCCAAAAAATGCTGCAGCAAATATCCATTTATAAACATGTTATTTCACCCTTTTTGTTATATAGGTTGTGGCCTAAGTCCCCAGGAGCAGAAGGACTTGGTATGAGGGTGTATGCATTGATAATTTTAATGAGCATTATCAAATTTCCTTCAGAGAGAGAAGAGTAGACTGGGGGTGAGGGTCTGAGGGACCCAATTACTCAGCTCCTGGCAGATGTGCAGGCATCAGCACTGGGGGAGTTGGTGGTCCAGGATTAGAGAGCAGGGAAGTGTCCATCTCTGAAGAGGAGGACCCCTCACCACCATCAATCTGTGGCCTTCCCTGCCCTTCCCAGGCCTCCTGGACACCACGCCCAGCACAGTCTTATGGACGGGTATTGCATGTTCAACCACGTGGCTGTGGCTGCCCGCTATGCTCAACAGAAGCATGACATTCAGAGGTCAGCAGCAAGCAGCAGGGCGGGTGTAATGAGGGTGGCGCAGGGTTGGGTATCTTGGTCTAGGCACTTCCCCCAGATGCTCCTTGATCTTCTTACATAGTGCCCCCCTCTCTCCCACTCACAGGGTCCTTATCGTGGATTGGGATGTGCACCATGGTCAAGGAACACAGTTCACCTTTGACCAAGACCCCAGGTATGCCCAGAGTACCACCCTAGATGCTAGACTCCCAGCCACCCGCCATCTTTACAGGCCCAGCCAGAAGGGgcccaggagggaaggggaagcattCACATTTGTTGGGCCTGCCCTGGCAACAGGTTCGGTACTGCCCTCTGCATGTCTGCTGTCTCTTAATTTCATTCTGAGGCAGGGACTGTTGggttccccattttacagatcagggaACTGAGGCTTACAGGTTAAGAGGTCATAGAAGAAGTTGAAGAGACGAGATTTGAGCCCACAAATGTTTGGAGATCTCGTTCACCAATTTATCCTGGAGCTGGAGTGAACCTCAAATTACTACTTTATGTTTTCTGATTATGACAATActgcaaattttatttctttaaaaaactaaagggAGTTAATTCCCTGGtgtcctagtggttaggattccgggctttaaCTGTCTctgccggggttcaatccctggtcagggaactgcgATCCCgtaagccacatggcatggccaaaaaacaaacaaaaaaattaaatatcgaAATGTCTAAAGCAGTGAGTCTCCTGTAATTCCTATCACCTCAAAAGTAACTGTtgatagttacagaatttttcctgtagATGTATGAAtattcatcattatcattattattattaacatactACCACTACATTTTCTTCAACAACTTGCTTTTTGCATTTAACAGCATGGTGTGGACACCTCCATGTTAGTGCCTCTGAAAAGCATCTCGTTCTTTGTAAGAGCTGTacagtgttccattgtatggctataccttTGGTCATTTAACCCCAGGATGTTTATAGGTCTTCCCAGTCTTTGCTATACAGATAATTCTACAGTGAATAGTCtggtaaatatataattttatactcCTCTGAGTATATCTGTAGGATGAATTTCCAGTTCGTCAGAGGGTCACTGTGCTTGAAAGTCTAGAATCTAGTGCCAGACTTCCCTCCAGAAAGAGAACCACCTTACCCTTCCTGCAGAAAGTGATTGAGCCCATCCTTGTCAGTAGGGGACACTACTAAATAGTTGTTGTTTTATCCAGCCTTTTATTGAATTGACTGCATAAATTCCACTTTTTCCCATGGTTCCTGAGCTCCTGTGGCCCATTATCTAGTCTAGGTTGGTTGTTCTCCAGACattgctttattattttccaCCATTCAGTGTTGCTGACAGATGTCTAGATGTCAGTCTGATTTTCATTCCTTTCCAATATATTTTCCTCTCTGGAAGGTTTTAGGTTCTTCTCATTATCCCTGGCGTTCTGAATTTTCACCCTGCCCCTCATTCTGCTTACCAGTGGTAGATATTTTACATCTGAAGACTCATGCCTTTCTTAAATCCTCAGaagttttcttctattagatTGTTGATGATTTCTTCTACTGTGTCCTCTCTGGTCTCTCTGTTAGTCAGATGTTAGACTTCGTGGGTTGATCCTCTGTGTCTCTTATTTTTTATCTCAtgtcttctgtctcttttttccttttgctcagTGTCCTGGGAGATTTCCTCAACTTTACCTTGCATTCCTTCTTTTAAGCTTCAAGAGcactttcttcctctctgtgtTTATGCTCTACTAAACTTTAGTTTAGTTGTTTTCCTTGTCTTCATAATAGTATTTTACGGGCTATCCAATTTGTCTCCAGCCAGGACCCTCCTGATGGAGTTAAGAGATTGAGAGATGGGGAGCTGGGAGACTGAAGGTcatggatagatttttttttcatttatacattcTTATTCATAAAGAAGAATGCATTGAATATATTCACAATTCTTCATATCTATGCATATCGTcatatatccacaaaataacacAGCTATTGCCTCCAATgcacttttaaaacaaaaagaatgattaatgatattaaggaattctTGTTATTATGCCTAAGAAAATTAACAAGAATTCATTTAGTAAACTAAAGCTTAGTAGTTAAAAGGAACAAGTAAATTTAGTGAGTTGGTTATTCAGTGAATTGGCTATTCAGAATTGATTTTCTGAGCATTGACCTGGATCTGTGCTTGACTTCTCCAGAAGGGAAACCTCAGATTGTCTTGGGTGACTTCCCAACCTGTTCAGCATGGGAGAGGGCCTGCTGGGGCCCCTGGAGCCTCAGACTACTTTCCAGAGATTTGTTGAAGTCTCTAATTGTCTGACATCCTTTCTCCCACTCTCTGTGTTCCTGGGTTGATACTTGTTTAAAATTCCTTTACTATCTTTTGACTAGGATTGTAGGAGAATGAGGAGGTAAACCTGTGCTATCAGGCCACCATTCTTTTACTGGAAGTCAgttgaacttattttaaaatctccttcTATTTGCTTTATAAACTTAATTTCcttgggtgttagttcttctgtTTGTTGACTTTGGTGGCTCTCTTGTGGGGTGGACTTTCTTCAAATCTTTTCTTTATTCCTATCTTTCCCGATGATAATATTTATGTTCTACTGTATGTTTATCTGTTAGAGTCAAAAGTAAAACAGTCATCCCCCATCTACTCAAGACCAGAGCTTTCACATGGTCTTTATCCCCCCAATTCCAAAAATCCTTGTATACCAATTGCATTTAATTTCACAACTATATTatcaacatttattaaaatgtgaCTGTTAAGTTTGTCTAGATTTATTGCTTACCACTGTttcttgcatttccctaaaaaaggaaaaaagtgctgCCTTAAGTCCTTTCTGGAACAAGGCAGGGGGTGGATGAacagatggatggaaggatggatgagaGATATTCATTTTGATCGCCTCAGTCAGAATCAAGCCCTCCTACTTGGCTTACTATCAGAACATATACCATTGTGTCTTTTCAGTATCTGTTCTGTGTCAGCCCCCCTCACTGCTCTGAGTGCTCAGTTTCTCAcctagaaaatagaagaaatagtaGAGGTAGCCTGTAAGGTATTGGAGACAAGGAATTGCCCCCTCACTGGCCTCATGGAGCCCCAGCCAGCATCCCCACTCCAGCTCCACATACAGAACCAAGTCCCACCCCTCCTAACCCCTAGGCCCTGAGTCTCCCCACTTCCTTCAGGGAAAATACTAAGCTCCCTAGCCTCGCCTGGCGTTCTTTTCAGCCTTAGCTGGCTCCCGCCAACTAAGGCCAACTAAGAGCCTCATGCCTCTGTGGGCCTCCAGTGTCACAGGGTTTGTCCTGCTGTCACTATCTTGGTCACAGGGGCTGGTGGGTGGGCAGGCATGATCTAGAGTCCCCCACGGGGTCAGGAgccctagggggtgggatagacTTGATAGCTCTCAGGGTCTCAGAGCTAGAACTGGGTGGGCACTGAGAGGGGCAGCAGTGTTTGCTGAGGGAGCAATTTCAGTAAGAGagcaaatgaatgagtgagtgaggtaatggataaataaatggaagaattaATGGATGAGAGGATGAATAAGCTGGCAACTGAATGGAAGAATGTATGAATTAAAGAATTCATGGGGAAATTAATGAGAGAATGAGTGAATGGTTGAGTCAACTGTGGTAGCTGTGGGTTGGGGGTTTCTGGGGGGACCGACTCCTCAACccccacctcttttttttctctgtctctagcGTCCTCTATTTCTCCATCCACCGCTACGAGCAGGGTCGGTTCTGGCCCCACCTTACAGCCTCCAACTGGTCCACCACAGGTTTTGGCCAAGGCCAGGGATACACCATCAATGTGCCTTGGAACCAGGTCAGTATCTGCCCACCCTTTGCCCCCAAAATGAGGCCCACCCCTGCCCTTCAGGGCAGATGGCAGGACGTCCCCATCATGCCTCCCTGTCTGCAGGTGGGGATGCGAGATGCCGACTACATCGCCGCTTTCCTGCACGTCCTGCTGCCAGTTTCCCTTGAGGTCCTGTGGGTCTGGGGTGTGTTGGGGCAGAGGCGATGTTGAGGGAAGGGCCGTGAGGGCAGGTGGCCTCATGTAGTTCCTACCCGCTTCAGTTCCAGCCCCAGCTGGTCCTGGTAGCTGCTGGATTTGATGCCCTCCAAGGGGACCCCAAGGTAAGGCAGGCGCACTGGGATGGCAGGAGGGCAGAAGGGGGCCACACGGAGCAGGGCTGACCCTCCACGTCCCTCCAGGGCGAGATGGCCGCCACTCCGGCAGGGTTCGCCCAGCTAACCCACCTGCTCATGGGTCTGGCAGGAGGCAAGCTGATCCTCTCACTGGAGGTGAGTGACTCACTTCGTCTCTCAGCCCATGGATCCTGGAAGACGTAAGAACAACTTTCAGTCCTGTCCCAGCATTTCCACTTACTAGCTGGACAACCTCTCCTAAGTCACTCAGCTTCCCTGTGCCTCTGCTTTCCTTATGTAAAATGGGCATTATAATAGTAGTAATCACCCCATGATACTGTCCAGCACATGAAATGAAGTCAGCCTTCAAATGCCCTGTTGCTTGACAACACCCTACTCTTCTCTGGTAACATCTGGTTCTTCCCTGCCCTCCCTCATGTGAACTCTTTCTCCCAGGGTGGCTACAACCTCCGCTCCCTGGCTGAGGGCGTCAGCGCCTCTCTCCACACCCTTCTGGGAGACCCTTGCCCCGTGCTGGAGTTCCCTGGCGCCCCTTGCCcgaggtgagcccaggtggaggaggggagaagtaGGCCCCTCATTGCCCACTCAGGGGCCAGTTGGTCACATTTTCCCCTCCCTTGCCCTCCAGTGCCCAGGCATCGATCTCCTGTGCTCTGGAAGCCCTTGAGCCCTTCTGGGAGGTCTTTGTGAGATCAGGTAGTTGGCAGGAAGTGCGCTGGGTGGGGGGTTGGGCAGGGAATGAGCTGTGGGAGGAGACTCTTCCAGACCCCACTCTGACTTTCCTCGCCACCTTGGTGGGGGAGGGTCAGGCCCTCTCTCTCACTGGGCCCTGGTTTCAGGCCTCCCACCCCTTTTTAGGTTTGGGTAAACTGAGTGCCAGAGTATTAAGGGGATCCAGGGTGGGGGAGTAGGACTAGGGTGAATGTGGCCTCCCCATGCAGCTGAgaccctggaggaggaggacacTGTGGAGGGGGACAatgtggaggagaaggaggaggagggaccgTGGCAGCCCCCTGAGCTCCCAATCCTGACGTGGCCGGTGCTGCAGGCTCGCACAGGGCTGGTCTATGACCAACAGATGATGGATCACTACAACTTGTGGGACAAGTATGCAGTCAGAGAGACGGGCtaagtgggaggaggggagggacccCCCGggagggaccccccccccacttcaAGCACACTAAGCCCTGCCTCCGATTCCCCCACTCCTAGCCACCACCCCGAGACGCCTCAGCGCATCCAGCGTATCATGCACCACCTGGAAGAGCTGGGTCTTGCCGGGCGCTGTCTCGCCCTGCCCGCACGTCCAGCCACGGACGCTGAGCTGCTCGCCTGCCACAGGTCAGACCCCTGTGGCCGGGGTGGGATGGGGCCTCAGAGCACGCAAGCCACCCTGGGGGCTGGAGCCTGGGCTTGCCTCTGTTACGTGGAGCTGCTGCGAGACACAGGAGAGGACGTGGAGGGTCAGAGTTCCCTGGCTGTCCCCTTGAGTGCCCCCTCTGTGCCTCCAGTGCTGAGCATGTGGATCGTCTGCGGGCCACGGAGAAGATGAAAATCCGGGAGCTGCACCGCGAGGGCGCCAACTATGACTCCATCTACATCTGCCCCAGCACCTTCACCTGTGCACAGCTGGCTGCTGGCGCCGCCTGCCGCCTGGTGGAGGCTGTGCTGGCGGGAGAGGTGCCTGCACTTTGGGGAGGGGACCTTGGGCTCCAGGAGAGGaagtcctgggggtgggggtggggaaagaggCGGCTCTGAGAGGTGGGCCAGGCCTGAGGAAAGGGGGCATGCAATGGGAGGAGATTCTAGCTCACCAGAGGCCTGGCTCCTGGGGAAGTGCACCCAGCGGGATGGGGGCTACAGGGTTGGGGGCCCCTAGCAGCTGGTGGAATAGTAGAGGGACAGGAGagatggaagaggagaggaaagggaagggaaagcgGGGAGGGTGGGTGGTCTAATCTTTGTTCCCTGCCCCTCCGCCAGGTTTTGAATGGCATTGCTGTGGTGCGTCCCCCCGGCCACCATGCAGAGCGGGATGCCGCTTGCGGTTTCTGCTTTTTCAACTCTGTGGCTGTGGCTGCTCGCCATGCCCAGGCCGTCAGTGGGCGTGCGCTGCGGTgaggcctccctgcccccaccgccTGGTGCTTACGCAGCAGGCCCCATAGTGCAGCCCCCATAGTTACCCCGAACCACCCAAGGGTCCAATTGCCCAGCACTTCCAGAAAAGGACCAAGGATCTAGCCTCTCAGTGCTTACCCAGATAGGATCCCCAGATTGCGGCACCCAGGTGCTTATAAAACAGAATCCAGGGTCCCCTTCCCCAGAATTTCTGGCCCCTGATGACTATCCCAACAGAACCCAGGGTCCGGCCTCTGGTGCTTCCTTCAAAAGACCCACGATCTAGCCCCTGGCACTTACCCACACAAGGCCCGGGATCTGGCCCTGAGCACTTGCTCGGGCCCACAGTGAAGCCCTTAGGACTCTGATAGGACCCACGAGCCTGCCACCCAGTGCTTTCCCCAGGGACCCAGGGTCCTCCCATCCGCAATAAATGCCCCTGCATACAGACTCCAGGGGTCtagtccctgccctcccccaggggGCAAGTGTCCCGGGGTAACTGAGaagctgtcccctccctcctcaggATCCTGATCGTGGACTGGGACGTCCATCATGGTAATGGAACTCAGCACATATTTGAGGAGGACCCCAggtgaggggctggggcagggggtggggtgtggtcaGGGAGGTGGGCGGGCCATGCCTCATGGGTGCCTCGCTAACCAGGCACATCCCTCCTTCCCACCGTGTTCCTGCAGCGTGCTGTACATTTCTCTGCACCGCTATGATCATGGCACCTTCTTTCCTATGGGGGACGAGGGTGCCAGCAGCCAGATAGGTCAGGCTGCAGGCACGGGCTTCACCGTCAATGTGGCCTGGAATGGGCCCCGCTTGGGTGACGCCGACTACCTGGTTGCCTGGCATCGTCTGGTGCTTCCCATTGCCTATGAGGTACGATTTAGGACACACAAGACAGGACTGTGTGGGTGGCAGCAGGCGTGCATGTGTCCGACATCTCAGTGACTGATCCTGTGAGAGGACCTGCGGGTGGCTGCTGTGATGGCTTTGGGGGAGGGGATGTGACTCTGTGATGGCCTTTGGGTATGTTTGTGCAGTGGCTGTATGTGACTGCCTTCTGTGTGTAACTGTGAGGACTTGGGAGTGTGCGGGGATGGTCTTGCCTGGGGGTGTGCCTGGCTGTGTACCTGTCCTGTGTGTACACCATCACTAGTGCCTATCTGTGTGTGATGGTGGCCCCATGTGACTGCCATCTCTGTGGAACTGCACGTGCTAGGTGGGGAGGGGTTCGAGCACGTGTGAAACTCTGCGCAGGGAGCTATTTGTCACTACCGCTGCTCTGTGTGATGGGTGTGATATTGTGAGTCACTGCACATTGCTCTCTCTGTGACAGCCAGTGTGTGACTTTCTGCATGTGGAAGGCTGTGTGTGACAGTCATCTCTCTCTCCTATGGCCTATATACATTTCCCTGACTCTGTGTGAGTGGCTGTAGGTAACTGCTTCCTCCGTGTGtaaattgtgtgtatgtgtggcaaATCATGTGTACATGACTAACTCTGAGGGTGGATGAACGTGAGCGCCATCTCTGTGACCTCTGTGCAGACATGCGTGTtcagatgtgtatgtgtgtctgtgcacaGTTGGCTGTGactatctctgtgtgtgtgtaactctATGAAATAGTATGTGTGACCATGTGCAAGCGACCACCTCCTGTGGGTGCAGCAGCACATGTGACTATTGTGACTGTGGTGGTGGCATGTGTATGATTGTGTTTGTGCAGGGGTAGCTGTGGATTACTGTTCCCTCTGAGAaactgtgtgtgcgtgcgtgacTAGTACCATGTATAGTCTGGTCTGTGTGAGACTGTCTGATTGTGTGTGGGTATATGTGACTGTATGTGACCATCTTCTGTGTGTGGCACTTGTGTTGTCATCTTCTGTGATGGAAACGTGTGCACCTCTCTTTGGCACCGTGTGTATAAAACCCTGTGTTGTGCCCATGTGTCCCATGTTTGACCCAGGGAGGGGAGTGTGTGCCTCTTGGTCTCACCCTTGGGTGTGTATGTGAGGACATATCTCTCCGTCTCATGTCACCGTCTCTTGACATGAGTCTCCACACCTCACAACTCTGCTTCATGACCCTGTCCGTCTGTTTCTCACATCTCCATATCTCTGTATCTCGGGTCTCTAAATCTGTGTCTGATGTGTCCACATCTCTGaatctctcttgtgtctccatgTCCTCCCCTCCCTATTTTCAGGGCTCTGGTCTTGTGTCATCTGGGCTCCAGGTCCCATGTCTCCATCTCTCTGACTTGCATTGCCATGTCTTCATTTGTCATTGTCTGTGTCTCTGGGTCTCCCTGAACTGctgcctccccacacccccaccctcATGCTCACGTGTCTCTTCTCTGCCTGCCTCAGTTTAACCCGGAACTGGTGCTGGTCTCAGCTGGCTTCGATGCTGCCCGGGGGGACCCACTGGGCAGCTGCCAGGTGTCGCCTGAGGGCTATGCCCACCTCACCCACCTGCTGATGGGCCTGGCCAATGGCCGCATTATCCTTATCCTAGAGGTAGCTGTCTCGGTCCCTCTTCCTGCGGTGGGAGGGTGGTCGGGAAGACTTGGGTGTCCCCACCCGGGGTTGTGGACACACACTGAGCATTAGTAATAACACCAGCATTAGCAACTTTAATTGAGCACTCACTATGTGCAAGACACTCTTCTTGGCACTTTACGTGCATTATTAATGCATTTACTTAACAAAGCAGCCTTGTGAGGTAAGGTCTACTGACCTCATCATTTTCCTCTCTCAAGAtcagggaaactgaggtacagagagctgTGGTGACTAGCCGGAGGTCACACATTTAAtaatggcagagccaggccttgaacccaggcagcctggctccagagtccttGCTTTTTACCTCTACTTGAACTACCTCCAACAAAATCCTGAGACAAAGGAAATTCACTGACCTTTTATAAAGTACTCAGTGCCCCCgccccctgtgcctcagtttccttgtctgtaagatGTAGCTGGCTAATCGTGGaggggtgcctggcacatggtaagccctGTACCAGAGCTGTGGCTTCTTATGGTTATGCATTGTTCGTACATTAGTTTAACCCACTCAGCAACTTTCTGTGCTGTTATTTGTACtccttcacagatgaggacagtAAGTCACAGAGAGATTAACTGGCTGGTAAGATGTCCCACCGTGTGCCCAGGCCTGCCTGTGGCAGAGCAGGGTGGTGGACTCTCTCCTCAGGTAGCCCAGGTTCCAACCTCAGTGCTGCCTCTTACCAGCTGTTAAGACCTCAGACAAGTCATCTAACCACTCTGAGCCGCGGTTTCTTTATCTGGAAAAAGAGCAGAGACTGGGGTTCCTATAGAGTGTGAGAAAAGGGGGTTCCCATACCAGGTCAGGATAGAGATTCACGTAGAGAGAAAGACCAGTTGTTCCTGtaccagggcagggcagggccttcTGTGTGGGTGGGGCCAGGGGTTCCCATACTGTGAAGGCAGGTTTCTGCACCGATTCAGCACATgtggttgtgaggattcagtgcTTAGAATAGGGTCTAGCACACAGCAAGCACTTAATGAATGTCAGCGCTTACTAATGTTGCCATCAGTACTGTCATTCTTGTGGTAATTATTATCTTGCACTTTACGTCACAATCTTATCCCCCTCAACGACCACCTCACACAGTGGGTGCTGTCCATCTGACAGATGTGGGTTCTACTTACTTGTCCCCAGTACCTACCCTCCAGACTTGCAGGACCCCAAGGGGAGATTGGGAGGCAGGACATCTCGTCTCCCAAATTCCCTGAGGACCCCCCCATCAtacctttccctcctcttttccttAACAAAGGGTGGTTATAACCTGACATCCATCTCGGAGTCCATGGCCGCCTGTACCCACTCCCTCCTTGGGGACCCGCCACCCCTGCTGACCCTGCTGCGGCCCCCACTGTCAGGGGCCCTGGCCTCGATCACCGAGACCATCCAAGTCCATCGCAGATACTGGTGCAGCTTGCGGGTCACAAG
Coding sequences:
- the HDAC6 gene encoding histone deacetylase 6 isoform X4 — its product is METTQYMNEGELRVLADTYDSVYLHPNSYTCACLASGSVLRLVDAVLGAEIRNGMAIIRPPGHHAQHSLMDGYCMFNHVAVAARYAQQKHDIQRVLIVDWDVHHGQGTQFTFDQDPSVLYFSIHRYEQGRFWPHLTASNWSTTGFGQGQGYTINVPWNQVGMRDADYIAAFLHVLLPVSLEFQPQLVLVAAGFDALQGDPKGEMAATPAGFAQLTHLLMGLAGGKLILSLEGGYNLRSLAEGVSASLHTLLGDPCPVLEFPGAPCPSAQASISCALEALEPFWEVFVRSAETLEEEDTVEGDNVEEKEEEGPWQPPELPILTWPVLQARTGLVYDQQMMDHYNLWDNHHPETPQRIQRIMHHLEELGLAGRCLALPARPATDAELLACHSAEHVDRLRATEKMKIRELHREGANYDSIYICPSTFTCAQLAAGAACRLVEAVLAGEVLNGIAVVRPPGHHAERDAACGFCFFNSVAVAARHAQAVSGRALRILIVDWDVHHGNGTQHIFEEDPSVLYISLHRYDHGTFFPMGDEGASSQIGQAAGTGFTVNVAWNGPRLGDADYLVAWHRLVLPIAYEFNPELVLVSAGFDAARGDPLGSCQVSPEGYAHLTHLLMGLANGRIILILEGGYNLTSISESMAACTHSLLGDPPPLLTLLRPPLSGALASITETIQVHRRYWCSLRVTKVKDKEGPFSSKLITKKAPQPANPGSTKGMTMPEGNILEAGTGKATSATSVKESTPGQTTSETAVMEFTQDQSSETAMGGAAGLNQATSEAATGDATLDQTTSEEAVGGAELIQSPPASCADSQTPPASPMQGATTQISPSKLTGNLRTLELDKAQEPPEEEELLGEAAGGQDMNESVLMQVTGDHADTDQAMFYAVTPLPWCPHLVAVCPVPEAGLDVTQPCQDCGALQENWVCLSCYQVCCSRYINAHMLQHHEGSGHPLVLSYADLSTWCYHCQAYVHHEALLAVKNIAHQNKFGENMPHSH